A genomic segment from Pseudomonas sessilinigenes encodes:
- a CDS encoding glutathione S-transferase family protein, whose product MGLLIEGRWHDQWYASGKDGSFQREQAQRRHWVTADGRPGPSGEGGFAAEAGRYHLYVSLACPWAHRTLIVRQLKGLESLVEVSVVSWLMREHGWTFDPSQGSSGDHLDGLDFLHQRYTADTPDYTGRVTVPLLWDKQQRRIVSNESAEIIRMFNSAFDGLTGNPLDLYPQPLRARIDELNGRIYPALNNGVYRAGFATSQQAYEAAFDEVFAELDALEALLDDQRYLAGQYLTEADVRLFTTLVRFDAVYHGHFKCNLRRIADYPNLSNWLRELYQWPGIAATVDFTHIKGHYYASHASINPTGIVPKGPLQDFEGSHDRQRLSGRGIWRRD is encoded by the coding sequence ATGGGTTTGCTGATCGAAGGACGCTGGCATGACCAGTGGTACGCCAGCGGCAAGGACGGGTCTTTCCAACGAGAACAGGCCCAGCGGCGCCACTGGGTCACCGCCGATGGCCGCCCCGGGCCCAGCGGCGAAGGCGGCTTCGCGGCCGAAGCCGGGCGTTACCACCTTTATGTTTCGCTGGCCTGCCCCTGGGCCCATCGCACCTTGATCGTGCGCCAGCTCAAGGGCCTGGAGAGCCTGGTGGAGGTGTCGGTGGTGAGCTGGTTGATGCGCGAGCATGGCTGGACCTTCGACCCGTCCCAAGGCTCCAGCGGCGATCACCTGGACGGCCTGGATTTCCTGCACCAGCGCTATACCGCCGACACCCCGGACTATACCGGTCGCGTCACCGTGCCCTTGCTGTGGGACAAGCAGCAGCGGCGCATCGTCAGCAATGAGTCGGCGGAGATCATCCGCATGTTCAACAGCGCTTTCGATGGGTTGACCGGCAATCCCCTGGACCTCTATCCGCAGCCATTGCGAGCCCGTATCGACGAACTCAACGGGCGCATCTATCCGGCCCTGAACAATGGCGTGTACCGCGCCGGCTTCGCCACTTCGCAACAGGCCTACGAGGCGGCCTTCGATGAGGTGTTTGCCGAGCTGGACGCCCTGGAAGCCTTGCTCGATGACCAACGCTACCTCGCCGGCCAGTACCTGACCGAGGCGGATGTACGCCTGTTCACCACGCTGGTTCGATTCGACGCGGTGTACCACGGCCATTTCAAATGCAACCTGCGACGTATCGCCGACTACCCGAACCTGTCCAACTGGCTTCGCGAGCTGTACCAATGGCCGGGAATTGCCGCAACCGTGGACTTTACCCATATCAAGGGGCACTACTACGCCAGCCACGCCAGCATCAACCCGACCGGCATCGTGCCCAAGGGGCCATTGCAGGATTTCGAGGGCAGCCATGATCGACAGCGCTTGAGCGGACGCGGGATATGGCGCAGAGATTGA
- the cysG gene encoding siroheme synthase CysG: MEFLPLFHKLRGSRVLVVGGGEIALRKSRLLADAGAQLRVVAPEIEAQLQELIVASGGESLLRGYAEADLDGCALIIAATDDQSLNAQVSADAHRRCLPVNVVDAPALCSVIFPAIVDRSPLVIAVSSGGDAPVLARLIRAKLETWIPSTYGQLAGLAARFRTQVKNLFPDVQQRRAFWEEVFQGPVADRQLAGQGAEAERLLQARIAGQAPSAQGEVYLVGAGPGDPDLLTFRALRLMQQADVVLYDRLVAPAILELCRRDAERIYVGKRRADHAVPQDQINQQLVDLARQGKRVVRLKGGDPFIFGRGGEEIEELAAQGIAFQVVPGITAASGCSAYAGIPLTHRDYAQSVRFVTGHLKDGTTNLPWVDLVAPAQTLVFYMGLVGLPVICEQLVKHGRAASTPAALIQQGTTSNQRVFTGTLADLPALVAEHEVHAPTLVIVGEVVQLRDKLAWFEGAQPQA; the protein is encoded by the coding sequence ATGGAATTTCTGCCGCTGTTTCACAAGCTTCGCGGCAGTCGTGTGTTGGTGGTCGGTGGAGGGGAGATTGCCTTGCGCAAGTCCCGTCTGCTGGCCGATGCCGGTGCGCAGCTGCGGGTGGTCGCACCTGAAATAGAAGCGCAATTGCAGGAGTTGATCGTCGCCAGCGGCGGTGAATCGCTGTTGCGTGGCTACGCCGAGGCGGATCTCGACGGCTGCGCCCTGATCATCGCCGCCACCGACGACCAGTCCCTCAATGCCCAGGTGTCCGCCGATGCCCATCGGCGTTGCCTGCCGGTCAACGTGGTGGATGCGCCAGCCCTGTGCAGCGTGATTTTCCCGGCCATTGTCGATCGCTCACCCTTGGTCATCGCGGTCTCCAGTGGCGGCGATGCGCCGGTGCTGGCGAGGTTGATCCGGGCCAAGCTGGAAACCTGGATCCCGTCTACCTACGGCCAGCTGGCCGGCCTGGCCGCGCGTTTTCGAACCCAGGTCAAGAACCTGTTCCCGGATGTGCAGCAGCGCCGGGCGTTCTGGGAAGAGGTATTCCAGGGGCCTGTCGCCGACCGCCAACTGGCCGGGCAAGGGGCCGAGGCCGAGCGCTTGCTGCAAGCGCGGATCGCCGGTCAGGCACCCAGTGCCCAGGGCGAGGTGTACTTGGTGGGAGCCGGCCCGGGTGATCCGGACCTGCTGACCTTCCGTGCCCTGCGCCTGATGCAGCAGGCTGATGTGGTGCTCTACGATCGCCTGGTGGCCCCGGCCATCCTCGAGTTGTGCCGGCGCGACGCCGAGCGCATCTATGTGGGCAAGCGTCGTGCCGACCATGCGGTGCCCCAGGACCAGATCAACCAGCAACTGGTGGACCTGGCCCGGCAGGGCAAGCGTGTGGTACGGCTCAAGGGCGGTGATCCGTTCATCTTCGGCCGTGGTGGCGAGGAGATCGAGGAACTGGCGGCCCAGGGTATCGCCTTCCAGGTGGTGCCGGGGATTACCGCGGCCAGTGGTTGCTCGGCCTACGCCGGGATTCCACTGACCCACCGCGACTATGCGCAATCGGTACGTTTCGTCACCGGTCACCTCAAGGATGGCACCACCAACCTGCCGTGGGTCGACCTGGTGGCGCCGGCCCAGACCCTAGTGTTCTACATGGGCCTGGTGGGACTGCCGGTCATCTGCGAGCAGTTGGTCAAGCACGGTCGTGCTGCCAGCACCCCGGCGGCGCTGATCCAGCAGGGCACCACCAGCAACCAGCGAGTCTTCACCGGAACCCTGGCGGACCTGCCGGCCCTGGTGGCGGAGCACGAGGTCCATGCTCCAACCCTGGTGATCGTTGGCGAAGTGGTGCAACTGCGCGACAAGCTGGCCTGGTTCGAAGGCGCCCAGCCTCAAGCCTGA
- the serS gene encoding serine--tRNA ligase, with product MLDSKLLRSNLQDVADRLASRGFALDVARIEALEEQRKTVQTRTEQLQAERNARSKSIGQAKQRGEDIAPLMADVERMGNELTSGKAELESIQGELDSILFGIPNLPHESVPLGEDEDGNVEVRRWGTPASFDFPIKDHVALGETHGWLDFETAAKLSGARFALLRGPIARLHRALAQFMINLHTGEHGYEEAYTPYLVQAPALVGTSQLPKFEEDLFKITREGEADLYLIPTAEVSLTNIVAGEILDPKQLPLKFVAHTPCFRSEAGASGRDTRGMIRQHQFDKVEMVQVVEPSTSMDALEGLTANAEKVLQLLQLPYRVLALCTGDMGFSALKTYDLEVWVPSQDKYREISSCSNCGDFQARRMQARFRNPETGKPELVHTLNGSGLAVGRTLVAVLENYQQADGSIRVPDVLKPYMGGVEVIG from the coding sequence ATGCTCGATTCCAAACTGTTACGTAGCAACCTTCAGGACGTAGCGGATCGCCTGGCATCCCGCGGCTTCGCCCTGGATGTGGCACGCATCGAGGCGCTGGAAGAACAGCGCAAGACCGTGCAGACCCGCACCGAGCAACTGCAGGCCGAACGTAACGCGCGCTCCAAGTCCATCGGTCAGGCCAAGCAGCGCGGCGAAGACATCGCCCCGCTGATGGCCGACGTCGAGCGCATGGGGAACGAGCTGACCTCCGGCAAGGCCGAGCTGGAAAGCATCCAGGGCGAACTGGATTCGATCCTGTTCGGCATTCCCAACCTGCCTCACGAGTCGGTGCCGCTAGGCGAAGATGAAGACGGCAACGTCGAAGTGCGCCGCTGGGGCACCCCGGCCAGCTTCGACTTCCCGATCAAGGACCACGTGGCCCTGGGCGAAACCCATGGCTGGCTGGATTTTGAAACCGCCGCCAAGCTCTCGGGCGCGCGTTTCGCCCTGCTGCGCGGCCCCATCGCCCGCCTGCATCGCGCCCTGGCGCAGTTCATGATCAACCTGCACACCGGCGAGCACGGCTACGAAGAGGCCTATACCCCGTACCTGGTGCAAGCCCCGGCCCTGGTAGGCACCAGCCAGTTGCCGAAATTCGAGGAAGACCTGTTCAAGATCACTCGCGAAGGCGAGGCCGATCTGTACCTGATTCCGACCGCCGAAGTGTCCCTGACCAACATCGTCGCTGGCGAGATCCTCGATCCCAAGCAGCTGCCGTTGAAGTTCGTCGCCCATACCCCATGCTTCCGCAGTGAAGCTGGCGCATCGGGCCGCGACACCCGCGGCATGATCCGCCAGCACCAGTTCGACAAGGTCGAGATGGTCCAGGTGGTGGAGCCATCCACCTCCATGGATGCCCTGGAAGGCCTGACCGCCAACGCCGAGAAGGTCCTGCAGCTGCTGCAACTGCCGTACCGTGTACTGGCCTTGTGCACCGGCGACATGGGCTTCAGCGCGCTCAAGACCTACGACCTGGAAGTCTGGGTTCCGAGCCAGGACAAGTACCGCGAGATCTCCTCGTGCTCCAACTGTGGCGACTTCCAGGCCCGCCGCATGCAGGCGCGCTTCCGCAACCCGGAAACCGGCAAGCCGGAGCTGGTGCACACCCTCAACGGTTCCGGCCTGGCCGTAGGCCGGACCCTGGTAGCCGTGCTGGAGAACTATCAGCAGGCCGACGGTTCGATCCGCGTGCCGGATGTACTCAAGCCTTACATGGGTGGTGTCGAGGTCATCGGCTAA
- the crcB gene encoding fluoride efflux transporter CrcB, translating to MIPLILAVCAGGVAGTLLRFATGNWISANWPRHFYTATLAVNIVGCLLIGVLYGLFLIRPEVPIEVRAGLIVGFLGGLTTFSSFSLDTVRLLESGQVALALGYAALSVFGGLLATWAGLSLTKL from the coding sequence TTGATCCCGTTGATCCTCGCGGTTTGTGCCGGCGGTGTGGCCGGCACCCTGTTGCGTTTCGCCACTGGCAACTGGATCAGCGCCAATTGGCCGCGGCACTTCTATACCGCGACGCTGGCCGTTAATATCGTGGGCTGCCTGCTGATCGGCGTGCTATACGGACTGTTCCTGATCCGTCCGGAAGTGCCGATCGAAGTGCGTGCCGGATTGATCGTCGGTTTCCTCGGCGGCCTGACGACTTTTTCATCCTTTTCACTGGATACCGTGCGTCTGCTGGAAAGCGGACAAGTGGCGCTGGCCCTGGGCTACGCGGCGCTGAGTGTATTCGGCGGGCTGCTCGCCACCTGGGCTGGCCTGTCCCTGACCAAACTTTGA
- a CDS encoding replication-associated recombination protein A translates to MDLFRSAPIAQPLAARLRATNLDEYVGQQHLLARGKPLREALEQGALHSMIFWGPPGVGKTTLARLLAEVSDAHFETVSAVLAGVKEIRQAVDIAKQQAGQYGRRTILFVDEVHRFNKSQQDAFLPYVEDGTLIFIGATTENPSFELNNALLSRARVYVLKSLDEAALGSLVQRALSEEKGLGKRQLSLSDEGLQMLLSAADGDGRRMLNLLENASDLAEDGGEIGTELLQSLLGDTRRRFDKGGEAFYDQISALHKSVRGSNPDGALYWFARMLDGGCDPLYLARRVVRMASEDIGNADPRALSLCLAAWDVQERLGSPEGELAVAQAITYLACAPKSNAVYMGFKAAMRAAAEHGSLEVPIHLRNAPTKLMKQLGYGDEYRYAHDEPDAYAAGEDYFPEELEPLALYQPVPRGLELKIGEKLKHLAALDRASPLQRRKP, encoded by the coding sequence ATGGACCTGTTTCGTAGTGCCCCGATCGCCCAGCCCCTGGCCGCCCGCTTGCGTGCGACCAACCTGGATGAGTATGTCGGCCAGCAGCACCTGCTGGCCCGGGGCAAGCCGCTGCGCGAGGCCTTGGAGCAGGGCGCCCTGCACTCGATGATCTTCTGGGGGCCGCCAGGCGTGGGCAAGACCACCCTGGCACGACTCCTGGCGGAGGTGTCCGACGCGCATTTCGAAACGGTTTCCGCGGTGCTGGCTGGGGTCAAGGAGATTCGCCAGGCGGTGGACATCGCCAAGCAGCAGGCCGGGCAATACGGTCGGCGGACCATCCTCTTCGTCGATGAAGTGCATCGTTTCAACAAGTCCCAGCAAGATGCCTTCCTGCCCTATGTGGAAGACGGCACCCTGATCTTCATCGGTGCCACCACCGAGAATCCTTCCTTCGAACTCAATAACGCGCTGCTCTCCCGGGCCCGGGTCTATGTACTCAAGAGCCTGGATGAAGCGGCCCTGGGTAGCCTGGTGCAGCGTGCCCTGAGCGAGGAAAAGGGCTTGGGCAAGCGCCAGCTGAGCCTCAGTGACGAAGGCTTGCAGATGCTGCTGTCGGCCGCCGACGGCGATGGCCGGCGCATGCTCAACCTCTTGGAAAATGCTTCGGACCTGGCCGAAGACGGTGGCGAGATTGGAACCGAGCTGTTGCAGAGCCTGCTGGGGGATACCCGCCGGCGCTTCGACAAGGGAGGGGAGGCCTTCTACGACCAGATCTCCGCGTTGCACAAGTCGGTGCGCGGTTCCAACCCCGATGGTGCCCTGTACTGGTTCGCCCGCATGCTCGACGGCGGCTGCGACCCGCTGTACCTGGCCCGGCGCGTGGTGCGCATGGCCAGCGAGGATATTGGCAACGCCGACCCCCGGGCCCTGAGCCTGTGCCTGGCGGCCTGGGATGTGCAAGAGCGCCTGGGCAGTCCCGAGGGCGAGTTGGCCGTGGCCCAGGCTATTACCTACCTGGCCTGCGCACCGAAGAGCAACGCCGTATACATGGGGTTCAAGGCGGCCATGCGGGCCGCTGCCGAGCACGGTTCGCTGGAAGTGCCGATCCACCTGCGCAATGCCCCGACCAAGCTGATGAAGCAGCTCGGTTATGGCGACGAATATCGCTACGCCCACGATGAGCCGGATGCCTACGCTGCCGGCGAGGACTATTTCCCCGAGGAACTCGAACCCCTGGCCCTCTACCAGCCGGTGCCCCGTGGCCTGGAACTGAAGATCGGCGAGAAGCTCAAGCACCTGGCTGCGCTCGACCGGGCCAGCCCCCTGCAGCGGAGAAAACCTTGA
- the lolA gene encoding outer membrane lipoprotein chaperone LolA, protein MRLIRMLLLPVLAVTTLSAHADPKDVARLTQLLEKSQTLSARFSQLTLDGSGTQLQETAGEMSLQRPGLFYWHTDAPQEQLMVSDGQKVSLWDPDLEQVTIKKLDQRLTQTPALLLSGDVSKISESFDITSKEAGGVMDFVLKPKTRDTLFDSLRLSFRNGMINDMQLIDSVGQRTNILFTGVKANESIPASKFKFDIPKGADVIQE, encoded by the coding sequence ATGCGCCTGATCCGCATGTTGCTGCTGCCGGTACTGGCCGTGACCACCTTGTCGGCCCATGCCGACCCGAAAGACGTGGCCCGCCTGACCCAGTTGCTGGAAAAATCCCAGACCCTGAGTGCGCGTTTCTCGCAACTGACCCTCGACGGCAGCGGCACCCAGTTGCAGGAAACCGCGGGCGAGATGTCCCTGCAGCGTCCTGGCCTGTTCTACTGGCACACCGATGCTCCCCAGGAGCAGTTGATGGTTTCCGATGGCCAGAAGGTTTCGCTCTGGGACCCTGACCTGGAGCAGGTGACCATCAAGAAGCTCGACCAGCGCCTGACCCAGACCCCGGCCCTGCTGCTCTCCGGCGATGTGTCGAAGATCAGCGAAAGCTTCGACATCACTTCCAAGGAAGCCGGTGGCGTGATGGACTTCGTCCTCAAGCCCAAGACCCGCGATACGCTGTTCGACAGCCTGCGCCTGTCGTTTCGCAACGGTATGATCAATGACATGCAGTTGATCGACAGTGTCGGCCAGCGCACCAATATCCTGTTCACCGGGGTCAAGGCCAACGAATCGATCCCGGCCTCCAAGTTCAAGTTCGACATCCCCAAGGGTGCCGACGTGATCCAAGAATAA
- a CDS encoding DNA translocase FtsK, producing the protein MKKSTAAPKPVVPLWRQQLHYRLKEGALIAIGALCLFLMMALLTYGKDDPGWSHNSKIEDVQNFGGPAGSYSADMLFMVLGYFAYIFPLLLAVKTYQIFRQRHEPWQWSGWLFSWRLIGLVFLVLSGAALAHIHFHAATGLPAGAGGALGESLGDLAKNALNVQGSTLMFIALFLFGLTVFTDLSWFKVMDVTGKITLDLFELFHGAANRWWDARMERKQLVAQLREVDARVDEVVTPNVADKREQAKVKERLIEREQALSKHMSEREKQVPPVITPVVTKAPEPSKRVQKEKQVPLFIDSAVEGTLPPISILDPAEKKQLNYSPESLAAVGHLLEIKLKEFGVEVAVDSIHPGPVITRYEIQPAAGVKVSRIANLAKDLARSLAVTSVRVVEVIPGKTTVGIEIPNEDRQIVRFSEVLSTPEYDNFKSPVTLALGHDIGGKPIITDLAKMPHLLVAGTTGSGKSVGVNAMILSILFKSGPEDAKLIMIDPKMLELSIYEGIPHLLCPVVTDMKDAANALRWSVAEMERRYKLMAKMGVRNLSGFNAKVKEAIDAGTPLSDPLYNRESIHDEAPLLSKLPTIVVVVDEFADMMMIVGKKVEELIARIAQKARAAGIHLILATQRPSVDVITGLIKANIPTRMAFQVSSKIDSRTIIDQGGAEQLLGHGDMLYMPPGTSLPIRVHGAFVSDDEVHRVVEAWKLRGAPEYNDDILNGVEEAGSGFEGSSGGGDGDDPEADALYDEAVQFVLESRRASISAVQRKLKIGYNRAARMIEAMEMAGVVTAMNTNGSREVLAPGPSRD; encoded by the coding sequence TTGAAGAAATCCACCGCAGCACCCAAACCTGTAGTTCCGCTCTGGCGACAACAATTGCACTACCGACTCAAGGAAGGTGCGTTGATCGCCATTGGAGCCCTGTGCCTGTTCTTGATGATGGCGCTTTTGACCTACGGTAAGGACGACCCGGGTTGGAGCCATAACAGCAAGATCGAGGATGTGCAGAACTTCGGTGGTCCTGCCGGTTCCTACAGCGCCGACATGCTGTTCATGGTGCTGGGGTATTTCGCTTATATCTTCCCGCTGCTGCTGGCGGTCAAGACTTACCAGATTTTCCGCCAGCGCCATGAGCCCTGGCAGTGGAGCGGCTGGCTGTTTTCCTGGCGACTGATCGGCCTGGTGTTCCTGGTCCTGTCCGGGGCCGCGCTGGCGCATATCCATTTCCATGCCGCCACGGGCTTGCCGGCCGGTGCTGGCGGCGCCTTGGGCGAGAGCCTGGGCGACCTGGCCAAGAATGCCCTGAACGTGCAGGGCAGCACCCTGATGTTCATCGCCCTGTTCCTGTTTGGCTTGACGGTGTTCACCGACCTTTCCTGGTTCAAGGTCATGGATGTCACCGGCAAAATCACCCTCGACCTGTTCGAGTTGTTCCATGGCGCCGCCAATCGCTGGTGGGACGCACGCATGGAGCGCAAGCAACTGGTGGCGCAACTGCGCGAGGTGGATGCCCGGGTCGACGAAGTCGTGACCCCGAACGTTGCCGACAAGCGCGAGCAGGCCAAGGTCAAGGAGCGCCTGATCGAGCGCGAGCAGGCCCTGAGCAAGCACATGTCCGAGCGCGAGAAGCAGGTGCCACCGGTGATCACCCCGGTAGTCACCAAGGCGCCGGAGCCGAGCAAGCGGGTGCAGAAGGAAAAGCAGGTACCGCTGTTCATCGACAGCGCGGTGGAAGGCACCTTGCCGCCGATCTCGATCCTCGACCCTGCGGAAAAGAAACAGCTCAACTACTCCCCCGAGTCCCTGGCGGCCGTCGGCCACTTGCTGGAGATCAAGCTCAAGGAGTTCGGGGTCGAGGTCGCGGTGGACTCCATCCACCCAGGGCCGGTGATTACCCGCTACGAGATCCAGCCAGCGGCCGGGGTCAAGGTCAGCCGCATTGCCAACCTGGCCAAGGACTTGGCCCGTTCCCTGGCCGTGACCAGCGTGCGGGTGGTGGAAGTGATTCCCGGCAAGACCACCGTGGGCATCGAGATTCCCAACGAAGACCGGCAGATCGTGCGGTTCTCCGAAGTACTCTCCACTCCGGAATACGACAACTTCAAGTCCCCGGTCACCCTGGCCCTGGGCCACGACATCGGCGGCAAGCCGATCATCACCGACCTGGCGAAGATGCCGCACCTGCTGGTGGCCGGTACCACCGGTTCCGGTAAGTCGGTGGGGGTCAACGCGATGATCCTGTCGATCCTGTTCAAGTCCGGGCCGGAAGACGCCAAGCTGATCATGATCGACCCGAAGATGCTCGAACTGTCGATCTACGAAGGCATCCCGCACCTGCTGTGCCCGGTGGTCACCGACATGAAGGACGCGGCCAACGCCCTGCGCTGGAGCGTGGCGGAGATGGAGCGGCGCTACAAGCTCATGGCCAAGATGGGGGTGCGTAACCTCTCGGGCTTCAATGCCAAGGTCAAGGAAGCTATCGATGCCGGCACGCCGCTGTCCGACCCGCTGTACAACCGCGAGAGCATCCACGACGAAGCGCCGTTGCTGAGCAAGCTGCCCACCATCGTGGTGGTGGTGGACGAGTTCGCCGACATGATGATGATCGTCGGCAAGAAGGTCGAAGAGCTGATCGCCCGTATCGCCCAGAAGGCCCGGGCCGCCGGTATCCACCTGATCCTGGCGACCCAGCGGCCGTCGGTGGATGTGATCACCGGCCTGATCAAGGCCAACATCCCGACCCGCATGGCGTTCCAGGTGTCGAGCAAGATCGACTCGCGGACCATCATCGACCAGGGTGGCGCCGAGCAGCTGCTGGGCCACGGTGACATGCTCTACATGCCGCCCGGTACCAGCCTGCCGATCCGGGTCCATGGCGCCTTCGTATCCGACGATGAAGTGCATCGTGTAGTCGAGGCCTGGAAACTGCGTGGCGCTCCGGAATACAACGACGACATTCTCAATGGCGTCGAAGAGGCCGGCAGTGGCTTCGAAGGTAGCAGCGGCGGTGGTGATGGCGATGATCCGGAAGCCGACGCGCTCTACGACGAAGCGGTACAGTTCGTGCTGGAGAGCCGCCGGGCCTCCATTTCCGCGGTCCAGCGCAAGCTCAAGATCGGCTACAACCGCGCCGCCCGGATGATCGAGGCCATGGAAATGGCCGGCGTGGTGACGGCGATGAACACCAACGGCTCCCGAGAAGTGCTGGCCCCCGGCCCTTCGCGCGACTGA
- the trxB gene encoding thioredoxin-disulfide reductase, with protein sequence MNEAKHSRLIILGSGPAGYSAAVYAARANLKPTVITGLQAGGQLTTTTEVDNWPGDVEGLTGPVLMERMQKHAERFDTQIVYDHIHTAQLQKRPFILIGDSGTYSCDALIIATGASAQYLGLPSEEAFAGKGVSACATCDGFFYRNQVVAVVGGGNTAVEEALYLSNIAREVHLVHRRDKLRAEKILQDKLFDKAANGNIRLHWNQHLDEVLGDASGVTGARLKDSQSGATTDLALSGVFIAIGHKPNTDLFKDQLQMRDGYLLIKGGSEGNATATGIEGVFAAGDVADHVYRQAITSAGAGCMAALDAEKFLDDN encoded by the coding sequence ATGAACGAAGCGAAGCATTCACGCCTGATCATTCTGGGCTCCGGCCCTGCCGGTTACAGCGCCGCCGTCTATGCCGCTCGCGCCAACCTCAAACCGACCGTCATCACCGGCCTGCAAGCTGGCGGGCAACTGACCACCACCACTGAAGTGGACAACTGGCCCGGCGATGTCGAGGGCCTGACCGGCCCGGTTTTGATGGAGCGCATGCAAAAACATGCCGAGCGCTTCGACACCCAGATCGTCTATGACCACATTCATACCGCCCAGTTGCAAAAACGCCCGTTCATCCTCATTGGCGACAGCGGCACCTATAGCTGCGACGCCCTGATCATCGCCACCGGAGCCTCGGCGCAGTACCTGGGCCTGCCCTCGGAGGAGGCCTTTGCCGGCAAAGGGGTTTCAGCCTGCGCCACCTGCGACGGCTTTTTCTATCGCAATCAGGTCGTCGCGGTGGTTGGCGGCGGCAATACGGCCGTGGAAGAAGCCCTCTACCTGTCGAATATCGCCCGGGAAGTGCACCTGGTACACCGTCGCGACAAGCTGCGGGCGGAGAAGATCCTGCAAGACAAACTGTTCGACAAGGCCGCTAACGGCAATATCCGCCTGCATTGGAACCAGCACCTGGATGAGGTCCTGGGAGACGCCAGCGGTGTCACCGGAGCCCGGCTCAAGGACAGCCAAAGCGGCGCGACCACGGACCTGGCGCTGTCGGGGGTCTTCATCGCCATCGGCCACAAGCCCAATACCGACCTGTTCAAGGATCAACTACAGATGCGCGATGGCTACCTGCTGATCAAGGGTGGCAGCGAAGGCAACGCCACGGCCACGGGCATCGAAGGCGTATTCGCCGCTGGCGATGTGGCCGACCATGTCTACCGCCAGGCCATCACCTCTGCCGGCGCTGGCTGCATGGCGGCCCTGGATGCGGAAAAATTCCTCGACGACAACTGA
- the aat gene encoding leucyl/phenylalanyl-tRNA--protein transferase: MLTWLQRNNLVFPPLEKAMREPNGLLAAGGDLSAERLVQAYRHGCFPWFSEGQPILWWSPDPRTVLFPDELHVSRSLGKLLRKQRYQVTFDQDFAGVISACAEPRAYADSTWISQAMQQAYLRLHQQGHAHSVEVWDQGTLVGGLYGLAMGQLFFGESMFSRADNASKFGFATLVERLKAWGFVLIDCQMPTEHLHSLGARAITRLEFAGYLRHHLDQPSSATWLS; the protein is encoded by the coding sequence ATGCTGACCTGGCTACAACGCAACAACCTTGTCTTCCCCCCCCTGGAAAAAGCCATGCGCGAGCCCAACGGGCTGTTGGCCGCCGGTGGCGATCTGTCCGCCGAACGCCTGGTCCAAGCCTATCGCCACGGCTGCTTCCCATGGTTTTCCGAAGGCCAGCCGATCCTCTGGTGGTCGCCCGACCCGCGTACAGTGCTGTTTCCAGATGAACTGCATGTTTCCCGCAGCCTGGGCAAACTACTGCGTAAACAACGCTACCAGGTCACCTTCGACCAGGATTTCGCGGGGGTAATCAGTGCCTGCGCCGAACCCCGAGCCTATGCCGACAGCACCTGGATCAGCCAGGCAATGCAACAGGCCTACTTGCGCTTGCACCAGCAAGGCCACGCCCACTCGGTGGAAGTCTGGGACCAGGGCACCCTGGTGGGCGGCCTGTATGGACTGGCAATGGGCCAACTGTTCTTTGGTGAATCGATGTTCAGCCGTGCCGACAATGCCTCGAAGTTCGGCTTCGCCACCCTGGTGGAGCGACTGAAGGCGTGGGGTTTCGTACTGATCGACTGCCAGATGCCCACTGAACACTTGCATAGCCTGGGAGCCCGCGCCATTACCCGCCTGGAGTTCGCCGGCTACCTGAGGCACCACCTGGATCAACCGAGCAGCGCCACATGGCTTTCCTAG